The following are encoded together in the Glycine soja cultivar W05 chromosome 5, ASM419377v2, whole genome shotgun sequence genome:
- the LOC114412093 gene encoding uncharacterized protein LOC114412093 encodes MGEFTIQISNDLVNQLVDDAVPKKKTRKTRRKVARETEKPQSNETIKPDSAVTPGWPVQSPLFLPATLPVQPVHSELEGIQSVLQESERVLERLQKQEENMLQEVTQKAKDLHDKEYKLPNPKPEPCMAERLATLSCYKEHIKDPLKCASLVTGFADCLRRFGRLGDK; translated from the coding sequence ATGGGTGAGTTTACAATTCAGATTAGCAACGACCTTGTTAATCAACTTGTTGATGATGCGGTCCCGAAGAAAAAAACCAGAAAGACTAGACGGAAGGTGGCAAGAGAGACTGAAAAGCCCCAATCTAATGAAACTATAAAGCCTGATAGTGCAGTTACTCCAGGGTGGCCTGTGCAGTCCCCTTTATTTCTACCTGCAACATTGCCTGTACAACCGGTCCATTCAGAGTTAGAAGGTATTCAGTCTGTGCTTCAGGAAAGTGAGAGGGTTTTGGAAAGATTGCAGAAGCAAGAGGAGAATATGTTGCAGGAAGTAACCCAAAAGGCAAAGGATCTTCATGATAAAGAGTATAAGCTTCCTAACCCAAAGCCTGAGCCTTGCATGGCCGAGAGACTTGCGACCTTATCATGTTACAAGGAACATATCAAGGACCCCTTGAAGTGTGCCAGTCTTGTTACCGGTTTTGCTGATTGCCTGCGTAGGTTTGGCCGTTTAGGTGACAAGTAA
- the LOC114413813 gene encoding uncharacterized protein LOC114413813: MDIPLRSTRKYLFKKTDLLRLRELASLVSDPVDFQAHHGKLLRILRVDVEEGCLETLVQFYDPLYHCFTFPDYQLVPTLEEYSYLVGLPVPDKIPFHGFEPTPKPSDIAAALHLKTSIIQANLTSKGGLQGLPTHFLYQQASIFAEAASILAFHSILALLIYGLLLFPNIDNFIDINAIKIFLTKNPVPTLLADTYHSIHDRTQAGRGTISCCAPLLYQWFTFHLPQSRAFKTNDDKLSWPRRIMTLDPSDIVWYQAASDVGEIIVSCGEYPNVPLLGMRGGISYNPLLARRQFGYPIKTKPNNLALTNEFYLNHGDHSNKRERFAQAWSAIRRLNRSQLGKKSDYVHESYTQWVIDRTKSFGLPYRLPRYLSSTIPPSSLPIPFDTKEEFHEQLTKERQEKETWKRRYQGLEQENEILKGKIAQQSRELFIQNQRMIEKDDLLRRKDALLHRDARRKRRFMDLFSRAHSDSEDPSTPGV, encoded by the coding sequence ATGGACATCCCACTGAGAAGCACTAGGAAGTACCTTTTCAAAAAAACAGACCTGTTGAGATTAAGGGAGCTAGCATCTTTAGTAAGTGATCCAGTTGATTTTCAAGCTCATCATGGGAAGTTGCTCAGAATTCTTAGAGTAGATGTTGAGGAAGGATGCCTAGAGACCCTGGTTCAGTTCTATGACCCGCTCTACCATTGCTTCACATTTCCCGATTACCAGCTTGTCCCCACACTTGAAGAGTACTCCTACCTAGTGGGTTTACCTGTGCCAGACAAGATACCTTTCCATGGTTTTGAGCCTACCCCTAAACCCTCTGACATCGCAGCCGCCCTCCATCTTAAAACCTCTATCATCCAAGCAAACCTTACCTCTAAGGGAGGCCTCCAAGGTCTTCCCACCCACTTCCTCTACCAACAAGCCTCTATATTTGCTGAAGCAGCTAGCATACTTGCCTTCCATTCCATCCTAGCCCTCCTTATATATGGCCTTTTACTCTTCCCAAATATTGACAACTTCATCGATATCAATGCCATTAAAATCTTTCTTACAAAGAACCCCGTACCCACTCTACTCGCCGATACCTACCATTCTATCCATGACCGTACCCAGGCTGGCCGTGGAACCATTTCTTGTTGTGCACCTTTACTCTATCAGTGGTTTACCTTCCACTTACCTCAATCCCGTGCCTTCAAGACCAATGATGATAAGCTTTCTTGGCCTCGCCGAATCATGACTCTTGACCCATCTGACATTGTTTGGTACCAAGCAGCTAGTGATGTTGGAGAGATTATTGTGAGTTGTGGTGAATACCCCAACGTACCTCTTTTGGGTATGCGTGGCGGAATTAGCTACAACCCGCTTCTCGCTCGACGACAATTTGGGTACCCGATAAAGACAAAACCAAACAACCTTGCCTTGACTAATGAATTCTATCTTAACCATGGAGATCACTCGAACAAAAGGGAAAGATTCGCGCAAGCTTGGAGCGCTATCCGCAGACTCAACAGAAGTCAGTTGGGAAAGAAATCAGACTATGTGCACGAATCTTATACCCAGTGGGTTATTGATAGGACCAAGAGCTTTGGCCTACCCTACCGCTTACCCAGATACCTATCGTCCACCATCCCACCATCATCCTTGCCTATCCCCTTTGATACTAAGGAAGAGTTTCATGAACAATTAACCAAAGAAAggcaagaaaaagaaacttgGAAGAGGAGATACCAGGGGCTCGAGCAAGAGAATGAGATTTTGAAGGGGAAGATAGCCCAACAGAGCCGTGAGCTTTTTATCCAGAACCAGAGGATGATTGAGAAGGACGACTTGCTTCGTCGGAAAGACGCTTTGCTCCACCGAGATGCTAGAAGGAAGAGGAGGTTTATGGATTTGTTCTCCCGTGCACATTCAGATTCCGAGGATCCATCTACTCCGGGAGTTTGA
- the LOC114413814 gene encoding uncharacterized protein LOC114413814, with product MHHVAFMVSKSSLTLCSLLQKGINRRPRKVARRILHKPTRIYNTRANRKRMDIVEQENQSLREEVATLREGMDRLTTMMSALLSAQNSQAAAATVEQPLVSTTPLSTVTSPPLFLPPGCTWGMPPPVCGGPQPAVSEVPPPFAQQSAPVPQPSTSFPQAAMTYSAPLIHTIQQEVEPIFQAENVVAFDKMEELQERFDGMQREVEALRGRDLFGKDACELCLVPNVTIPHKFKVPDFEKYKGNSCPRSHLVMYARKMSMYTDNHKLLIHFFQDSLTGAALKWYMNLDSASIRTFNDLGEAFIRQYKYNLDMAPDRDQLRAMTQKERETFKEYAQRWREVAAQIVPPLEEREMTKIFLKTLSQFYYEKMVASAPTDFTEMVNMGVRLEEGVREGRLTAESTPAASNAKKFGGHFAKKKDQEVGMVAHGKPQQNFTPYRQVANVASIIPNPSYHQQRPHYPQQYPPHQYPPQQYPPQQYPPQQYHQPQYPQKQQNRPQTPQQPYHSKNRQKTTFDPIPMKYADLLPALLAKNLVQVRTPPRTPDVLPPWFRHDLTCAFHQGAPGHDVENCYVLKNEVQKLVRANLLSFKDQNPNVQANPLPNHGPAVNMIQDCDEDGAILNVQHIRTPLVPIHIKMCEAALFDHDHAACEICPVNVKGCPKVQGDIQGLIDSRELTITRKDKEVCVITPEFQRLEISYNSGESTTTPLVISLPGPMPYASLKAVPYKYSATMLEGGQEVPLPSPTPAISVDNIASDGKVLRNGRVIPTLFAKKVNDPAVKQATVNGPGTRKEVGQSNGTSKNSDHDEILKLIQKSEYKVVDQLLQTPSKISILSLLLNSEAHREALMKVLDQAFVERDVTVNQLDSIVGNITACNNLSFSDEELPEEGRNHNLALHISVNCKSDALSNVLVDTGSSLNVMAKSTLDQLSYRGPPMRRSGVVVKAFDGSRKSVIGEVDLPVTIGPFVFQITFQVMDIQAAYSCLLGRPWIHEAGAVTSTLHQKLKFVRNGKLITVSGEEALLVSHLSAFSFIGADETEGTSFQGLTLEGKKPEKNEVSFATWKSAQKVVQEGTGVGWGKVVQLLESKNREGLGFASSAGSATNSVGSSSITSTFCSAGFINNSPEANAVLEDAPEEIVLAFVTPGKLVRNWDAVDIPSVVHASK from the coding sequence ATGCATCATGTTGCATTCATGGTTTCTAAATCGAGTCTCACACTGTGTTCACTGCTTCAAAAGGGGATCAACCGCCGCCCAAGGAAAGTGGCCCGACGAATTCTCCACAAACCAACTCGCATTTACAACACCAGGGCCAATCGGAAGAGGATGGATATAGTTGAACAAGAAAATCAGAGTCTCAGGGAGGAGGTTGCCACTTTACGAGAGGGAATGGATAGGTTGACGACCATGATGAGTGCACTCCTGTCAGCCCAGAACTCTCAAGCTGCCGCCGCTACTGTAGAGCAGCCTTTGGTGAGCACAACCCCACTATCTACGGTGACTTCTCCACCCCTCTTTTTGCCTCCAGGTTGTACATGGGGAATGCCACCTCCAGTCTGTGGAGGCCCCCAGCCCGCTGTATCTGAAGTTCCACCTCCTTTTGCTCAGCAGTCAGCACCAGTTCCGCAACCCAGTACCTCTTTCCCTCAAGCTGCAATGACTTATTCAGCTCCACTGATTCACACTATTCAACAAGAGGTTGAACCAATTTTCCAAGCTGAAAATGTTGTAGCCTTCGACAAGATGGAAGAACTCCAAGAAAGATTTGATGGTATGCAAAGGGAAGTCGAAGCCCTCCGAGGAAGAGATCTGTTCGGGAAGGACGCCTGTGAATTATGCTTGGTCCCAAATGTTACTATCCCTcacaagttcaaggtgccagacttcGAGAAGTATAAAGGAAACTCTTGTCCCCGCAGTCACTTGGTGATGTACGCGCGGAAAATGTCCATGTATACTGACAATCATAAGCTGCTTATTCATTTCTTTCAGGACAGCCTGACTGGGGCCGCTCTGAAGTGGTATATGAATTTGGACAGTGCGAGCATTCGTACGTTCAATGACCTGGGTGAAGCGTTCATCCGACAGTATAAGTACAATTTGGACATGGCCCCAGATCGTGATCAGCTCCGTGCGATGACACAAAAAGAGAGGGAAACGTTCAAGGAGTATGCTCAGCGTTGGAGGGAAGTGGCTGCCCAGATTGTCCCGCCGTTGGAAGAAAGGGAAATGACTAAAATATTTCTGAAGACCCTGAGCCAGTTTTATTACGAGAAAATGGTTGCAAGTGCACCAACAGACTTCACCGAAATGGTCAACATGGGTGTGCGATTAGAGGAAGGTGTCCGAGAGGGACGTTTGACTGCGGAAAGTACCCCTGCCGCAAGTAATGCCAAGAAGTTTGGAGGCCACTTTGCGAAGAAGAAAGATCAAGAGGTGGGAATGGTAGCTCATGGTAAGCCTCAGCAGAATTTCACCCCATATCGTCAGGTTGCGAATGTCGCATCCATTATCCCGAACCCATCATATCACCAACAAAGGCCACATTACCCCCAACAATACCCTCCACACCAATACCCTCCACAACAATACCCTCCACAACAATATCCTCCACAGCAATACCATCAGCCACAATACcctcaaaaacaacaaaatcgcCCGCAGACCCCCCAACAACCATATCACTCAAAAAACCGCCAAAAAACAACCTTTGATCCAATCCCGATGAAATATGCTGACTTACTCCCCGCCCTGCTCGCCAAAAACCTTGTCCAGGTCAGAACACCCCCTCGTACACCAGATGTTTTACCTCCCTGGTTTCGTCATGATTTAACCTGTGCTTTCCACCAAGGGGCCCCAGGTCATGACGTTGAAAACTGCTATGTCCTGAAAAATGAAGTGCAAAAACTAGTCCGGGCCAACTTGCTATCCTTTAAAGATCAGAATCCCAATGTTCAGGCGAACCCTCTGCCGAACCATGGGCCTGCTGTTAACATGATACAAGATTGTGATGAAGACGGTGCCATCCTGAACGTCCAGCACATTCGAACTCCCCTGGTCCCAATACATATCAAGATGTGCGAGGCAGCTCTGTTTGACCATGATCATGCAGCGTGTGAAATATGTCCAGTGAATGTAAAAGGATGCCCGAAGGTACAAGGGGACATACAAGGGCTGATAGACAGCAGAGAACTAACCATCACGAGGAAGGACAAAGAAGTGTGCGTCATTACCCCCGAGTTTCAGCGGTTGGAAATAAGCTATAACAGTGGGGAATCAACTACTACTCCACTAGTGATTAGTTTGCCAGGACCTATGCCGTATGCTTCTCTAAAAGCGGTCCCTTACAAGTATAGTGCCACGATGTTGGAAGGTGGGCAGGAGGTGCCTTTGCCCTCTCCAACTCCTGCGATTTCTGTGGACAACATTGCTAGTGACGGTAAAGTTCTAAGGAATGGACGTGTTATCCCCACATTGTTTGCAAAGAAAGTGAATGATCCGGCAGTTAAACAGGCGACAGTGAATGGCCCCGGTACAAGGAAGGAAGTAGGCCAATCCAATGGGACTAGCAAGAATTCTGATCATGACGAGATTCTGAAACTGATCCAGAAGAGTGAGTATAAAGTAGTAGACCAGCTGCTGCAAACTCCCTCTAAGATATCCATTTTGTCTCTGCTATTGAACTCAGAAGCACACCGTGAGGCTCTAATGAAAGTGTTGGACCAAGCTTTTGTGGAGAGGGACGTGACTGTTAATCAATTGGACAGTATAGTAGGAAACATTACTGCCTgcaataatttaagttttagtgATGAAGAGCTTCCTGAGGAGGGGAGGAACCACAATCTGGCGTTACATATATCGGTGAACTGCAAGTCTGATGCTTTGTCGAATGTACTTGTGGACACTGGTTCCTCATTGAATGTAATGGCCAAATCCACATTAGACCAACTTTCCTACCGGGGGCCTCCCATGAGAAGAAGCGGGGTGGTTGTCAAAGCGTTTGATGGATCAAGAAAGTCTGTTATCGGGGAGGTTGATTTGCCCGTTACAATTGGGCCGTTTGTTTTCCAAATTACATTCCAGGTGATGGATATCCAAGCCGCATACAGTTGCCTTTTGGGTAGGCCATGGATCCATGAAGCTGGGGCCGTGACATCCACCTTGCATCAAAAGCTGAAGTTTGTCAGAAATGGGAAATTGATCACTGTGAGTGGAGAGGAAGCCTTGTTGGTTAGTCATTTGTCAGCTTTTTCCTTTATTGGTGCTGATGAAACAGAAGGAACCTCTTTCCAAGGCCTGACTTTAGAGGGTAAAAAGCCAGAGAAAAATGAAGTATCTTTTGCTACTTGGAAGAGCGCACAGAAAGTGGTGCAGGAAGGAACAGGTGTAGGATGGGGAAAAGTTGTGCAGTTGCTGGAGAGTAAAAACCGTGAAGGACTGGGATTTGCTTCTTCTGCAGGATCCGCAACGAACAGTGTTGGATCAAGCTCCATTACTAGCACCTTTTGTAGCGCCGGGTTCATCAACAACTCGCCAGAAGCCAATGCTGTCTTGGAAGATGCTCCTGAAGAGATAGTGCTTGCATTTGTCACACCTGGAAAACTTGTTCGCAACTGGGACGCGGTTGACATCCCTTCAGTGGTTCATGCATCAAAGTAA
- the LOC114412094 gene encoding UDP-glucuronate 4-epimerase 5-like yields MSQVNEHHHAPSTPGKLKPEKSPYNHRLRIRSSLSKLTLWSSFFLAFILFLFILSPPSPSASPRRSLGDSWGGPHWEKRVAKSARRSSPSSLSVLVTGAAGFVGSHVSLSLKRRGDGVLGLDNFNRYYDPALKRARQRLLDRAGVFVVDADLNDAALLRKLFDVVPFTHVMHLAAQAGVRYAMQNPQSYIHSNIAAFINLLEASKCANPQPSIVWASSSSVYGLNSKVPFSEKDRTDQPASLYAATKKAGEEIAHSYNHIYGLSITGLRFFTVYGPWGRPDMAYFFFTKDILKGKQIAIFESPDGGTVARDFTYIDDIVKGCLGALDTAKKSTGSGGKKKGPAQFRVFNLGNTSPVPVTELVAILEKLLKVKAKKKVLPMPTNGDVKFTHANISLAHRDLGYRPTTDLETGLRKFVKWYLEFYSKKTSW; encoded by the coding sequence ATGTCGCAGGTGAATGAGCACCACCACGCACCCTCAACGCCAGGGAAGTTGAAGCCAGAAAAATCCCCATACAACCACCGCCTCCGAATCCGCTCCTCACTCTCCAAGCTCACACTCTGGTCCTCCTTCTTCCTCGCATtcatcctcttcctcttcattCTGTCTCCGCCGTCGCCCTCCGCCTCTCCCCGCCGCTCCCTCGGCGACTCCTGGGGCGGTCCCCACTGGGAGAAGCGCGTGGCCAAGTCCGCCCGCCGCTCCTCCCCCTCCAGCCTCTCCGTCCTCGTCACCGGCGCCGCCGGCTTCGTTGGCTCCCACGTCTCCCTCTCCCTCAAGCGCCGCGGCGACGGCGTCCTCGGCCTCGACAACTTCAACCGCTACTACGACCCCGCCCTCAAGCGCGCCCGCCAACGCCTCCTCGACCGCGCCGGCGTCTTCGTCGTCGACGCCGACCTCAACGATGCCGCCCTCCTCCGCAAGCTCTTCGACGTCGTCCCCTTCACCCACGTCATGCACCTCGCCGCCCAGGCCGGCGTCCGCTACGCCATGCAAAACCCTCAATCCTACATCCACAGCAACATCGCCGCCTTCATCAACCTTCTAGAAGCTTCCAAATGCGCTAACCCTCAACCCTCCATCGTCTGGGCCTCTTCCAGCTCCGTCTACGGCCTCAATTCCAAAGTCCCCTTCTCCGAAAAGGACCGTACGGATCAACCCGCGAGCCTCTACGCCGCCACAAAGAAAGCAGGGGAAGAAATCGCTCACAGCTATAACCACATCTACGGGCTCTCCATTACCGGGCTTCGCTTCTTCACTGTTTACGGGCCCTGGGGCAGGCCCGACATGGCGTACTTCTTCTTCACGAAGGACATTCTCAAGGGGAAGCAGATTGCGATATTCGAATCTCCCGATGGGGGAACCGTGGCGAGGGATTTCACCTACATTGACGACATTGTGAAGGGGTGTTTGGGGGCTTTGGATACCGCGAAGAAGAGTACTGGGAGTGGGGGGAAGAAGAAAGGGCCTGCGCAATTTAGGGTTTTTAATTTGGGGAATACTTCCCCTGTGCCTGTGACTGAGCTTGTGGCGATTCTGGAGAAGCTTCTTAAGGTGAAGGCCAAGAAGAAGGTGCTTCCAATGCCTACAAATGGAGATGTGAAGTTCACTCATGCTAATATTAGTTTGGCTCACAGGGACCTTGGGTACAGGCCCACCACTGATTTGGAGACTGGGCTCAGGAAGTTTGTGAAGTGGTACCTTGAATTTTACTCCAAGAAGACCTCTTGGTGA
- the LOC114412095 gene encoding uncharacterized protein LOC114412095: MDTNDYCAIPQQLRDQLGERYPEARRAYLKTGGDFPFLSKTGGDFPFLSRPDEDNLHLQLHLRRVDVEARPDLVHNVPKGDIGGSPGKENNRDGSDKSHKDDKGGSENPPAKYEINPTSPESSGSGNLDKQTLDSSERFHLDHELTLYAFPGGFTR; encoded by the exons ATGGAT ACTAATGACTACTGTGCAATTCCTCAACAACTTAGAGATCAACTGGGTGAAAGGTATCCTGAGGCAAGGCGTGCATATTTAAAAACAGGGGgagattttccttttctttcaaaaacagGGGgagattttccttttctttcaagACCGGATGAAGATAACTTGCATCTTCAG TTGCACCTTAGGCGTGTTGATGTGGAAGCTCGGCCAGATTTGGTTCACAACGTACCTAAAGGTGATATTGGAGGAAGCCCTGGCAAAGAAAATAACAGAGATGGCTCTGACAAGTCACATAAGGATGATAAAGGAGGGTCAGAAAATCCACCTGCTAAATATGAGATAAATCCTACTAGCCCAGAAAGCTCGGGATCCGGTAATTTAGACAAGCAGACACTCGATAGTTCAGAACGTTTCCATTTGGATCATGAACTCACCTTATATGCCTTTCCTGGTGGATTCACAAGGTAA